From uncultured Roseateles sp., the proteins below share one genomic window:
- a CDS encoding PEP-CTERM sorting domain-containing protein produces MSKAIQALLAAALLAVSGSALANKSDPVCGEGCTAWVQIGDESFAVPVNINEAGKGWVQGFTATGANGVVSIDNMYLDPDPMILFAIGALNFTNNPVVFSFGFSTPISLSGTVGASSQMTYTLNDGNQDGVTLAPFFGPNVLVAQDFDATLKGTNKGVDIGQACSTTFCGPYNGSNVLNFSTTQVMMGATVSFVLTPHDAAGLVGQVVQVPIPEPATYLMMGLGVATLLLRRRFNR; encoded by the coding sequence ATGAGCAAAGCTATTCAGGCGCTTCTGGCGGCGGCCTTGCTGGCTGTCTCGGGCTCGGCGCTGGCCAACAAGAGCGACCCGGTTTGTGGCGAGGGCTGCACCGCCTGGGTGCAGATCGGGGACGAGAGTTTCGCCGTGCCGGTGAACATCAACGAAGCAGGCAAGGGCTGGGTCCAGGGCTTCACGGCCACCGGTGCCAACGGCGTTGTGTCCATCGACAATATGTACCTTGATCCCGACCCGATGATTCTGTTCGCCATCGGCGCGCTGAACTTCACCAACAACCCGGTCGTGTTCTCGTTCGGCTTCTCGACTCCGATCTCGCTGAGCGGCACGGTGGGCGCCAGTTCGCAGATGACCTACACGCTGAACGATGGCAACCAGGACGGCGTCACCCTGGCACCCTTCTTCGGCCCCAATGTGCTGGTGGCGCAGGACTTCGATGCCACGCTCAAGGGCACGAACAAGGGCGTGGACATAGGCCAGGCCTGCAGCACCACCTTCTGCGGGCCCTACAACGGCTCGAACGTGCTGAACTTCAGCACCACCCAGGTCATGATGGGGGCGACCGTGTCCTTTGTGCTGACCCCGCACGACGCGGCTGGCCTTGTCGGTCAGGTCGTGCAGGTGCCCATACCCGAGCCCGCCACCTATCTGATGATGGGCCTGGGCGTGGCCACCCTGCTGCTGCGCCGCCGCTTCAATCGCTGA